CGACGATGCTTCCGCATGGAAACGCATGATCGGACATCTGCGTGACGCGGAGCAATCCTTTGGCCGGAAATGTCGCGTACTGATGGATCTCGCTGACCCCAAATTACGGACGGGACCCATTGAACCTGGAGATCAAGTCATCAAGTGGAGCCCTCGACGAAATCTACTCGGCCAGGTAACGGCTCCTGCAAGAATTTGGATGTTTCCTGAAAAACAGGCGTCCGCCGCCCCCTCACCGGCAGACGCCTGCTTGCCGGTCCAAGTCTCCTGGCTGGACCGATTGACTGTCGGTGATCGGATCGTCTTTGACGACCAGCGAGGATTACGCTGCGAGATTCGTGTTGTTGAGTCAGTCGGTCAATGTCGTTGGGCGGAGGCGGTTCGCACGGCCTACGTCACACCTGGAACGACACTTCGGCAAAGGGTGGGCAAGAAAAAGCAACGAGATACCAAAGGATGCCGAAAAACAAAATTGGGGCCGCTACCGTCACAGGAGCAGGTTTTGATTCTCAATGTTGGCGACACACTAATCCTGACACACGATAAGGTCGCCGGGCGGCCGGCGCAATTGGATGTCGACAACAAAGAAATTATGCCCGCCCAAATTGGCCGTACGCTGCCGACCATCTTTGCGGATGTTCGGGCAGGGGAGACCATCTGGTTCAATGACGGAAAAATTGGAGGTGTTATCGAGCTGGTGGAGTCACAGCAAGTAACTGTCCGAATCACCCAGGCACGGGAGTGCGGGGAGAAACTGAGGGCAGACAAGGGAATCAATTTGCCGGACAGCACCCTGCGACTGCCTGCCTTGACCGAGAAGGACATCAGAGATCTTCCATTTGTCGCCGCTCATGCTGATATCGTTGGATATTCGTTTGTGCGGGACGCTGATGATGTCGATGAATTGGAGGCGCGACTTCATGTATTGGGTGGGGAGCACCTTGGCATCGTCCTAAAGATTGAAACTCGTGGAGCGTTCGAACAGCTTCCATCCTTATTGGTGGCATCGATGCGCACTCCATGTGACGGTGTGATGATCGCTCGCGGCGACCTGGCTATCGAGTGCGGATTCGAGCGGTTGGCAGAGGTTCAGGAACAGATTCTTTGGATTTGCGAGGCTGCTCATGTGCAGGTGATTTGGGCCACCCAGGTTCTGGAGGGCGTTGCAAAAGACGGACTGGCGTCCCGCGCCGAAGTCTCCGATGCAGTGACTAGCCAGCGCGCAGAGTGCGTGATGCTGAACAAAGGGGAACACATTGTGAAGGCATTGCAAACCTTGGACAATATTCTCCAACGGATGCAATCGCATCAGCACAAGAAGCGCTCAATGCTGCGCCCGCTTGAGCTTGCGAGCCGCTTCCCGTAATTGTAAACCGGATGGCATTACCCTCTTGACTGAATTTCAACGCATGCTGAACCGCTTGCTTGCTAGTTCGGTGACTGGCAGGGCATTCATCGGCATTCCCTTTACCGAATTTCAGGAGTTGTCAGCGATCTAGTCCGTCCCCCACTGCTTTTCCGAACGGATATCCGGTTGAAAATCGAGATATTCACTTCATTTTGATCGGCAGCTCGACTTCATAATAGCGTGAGTCGGGCGACACTTGAGGGCTGTTGTAACCCAGCACACGTAAATTTCCCGCCCGTTCATGATCAGTTGCGTGCTGCGCCAGCCAGCGCTCTAGCCGTCGTTCAACTTCAGATAGCTTCACGCGATCGTTGTCCCCTTTTAATCCGATGGAAACTGTCGTCAAAGCGGGAATGTCTTGTACCGTCACGCCCCCCAATTTGTCTCCCGTTTTGCCTAACTTCGTATCGCCATAGATGAACGCCATATCGATTTGCTCCAGTACCTGCTTGTCATTGGCACGATACGTCATTTCCACCGGGGCAGTCATTTCGATACGGTTCAACGTGATATGGGCAAAGAGCTTGAAAAACCCAGAGTTCTTTTCTGATGCCGTCCGCGCCAGGCGGTACGCGGGATACTGTTTCAATTCGATCTCTCCCACTGGCGTCGGCTCGGGAAACCCCGCGGGCAGGTCAGCCTCTTTCTTCATTTTGAACGTCAGCAGATCATATGACGCGCTGAGGGCTGTCTCCAAAGTTTCACCGCTCGTGGCGGCTTGCAGTTGCTCCGCGATCAACACATTCTTGGCGCACTTTTCTTGAACGACTTTGGCGACGGCCTGGAATGTCTGCAGGCGTTCGGCGGCCGGCTGATCTTTCGCCTTTGCAAAGCCGTCCGCAATCAATTTCGCCGATTGAGAATTCATCGAATCTTCAACTATAGCCGGCTCGTCACTGAGCGAAACTTCCAACAGTCCAGTCAGCGAAGCGAACAGCAGCAACATTAGCATCCGTAACATTAATTGTACTCCTCGATGAAAAACTGTCCGATCTTCACGGCACCGCGTCAGGTGCGACGGGCAAATGCTGGATAAACGCCCACTTCGAATGCCGTCAATAAACCAACCCAGTAATCGGTATTCGTTGGAAGTTCGCTGGCGGATTCATCTTTTCAGGAAAAAAAGCTCCTTACCGTTTCAGGTAGCACCACCTCTACGGATCGGAAGCGATCCAGTTTCCTTTGGTGCCCGATAACTCTGTGCACCTAACGCCGGATGCGCCCACACATCAGGTAACAGCTACTGTTCGGAACCACAAACGGCCGATCCGTTTGCGAGTTATACCGATCTACCAGCGCGACCGAAGCTGGAGTCACTGTCATTCGATCCGCAGTTCGCACTCGATTTTCAACCTTATTTTGAATCCGCTGGCGAGGTCTGAGCGAACGCTAGGGAGAGCAGCTCACGTTTGTCGACAAAATCGTTTTTTAGCCTGGAAAATTCCGAACCATTCGCAAAGGGAATCTGAACATGAAGTCGTTTGTAGCTCGTATGTTGGCGCTTGCAGTCGTGTTGGGTGCCTCGGCAATTGCCGGTGCTGAAGAGAAGAAAGACATTGTGGACACGGCGGTTGGTGCCGGCAGTTTTAAGACGCTGGTGGCGGCCGTAAAAGCTGCCGACCTCGTCGAAACGTTGAAGGGCAAGGGTCCGTTCACAGTGTTCGCTCCAACGGACGAAGCGTTTGCCAAGCTGCCGGCAGGCACGGTTGAATCGTTGTTGAAGCCGGAAAACAAGAAGAAGCTGATTGCCGTCCTGACCTATCACGTCGTACCGGGTAAAGTGATGGCAAAGGACGTCGTCAAGCTTACCGAGGCCAAAACCGTGCAAGGATCTGCCGTTAAGATCGTTGTCAAAGAGGGCAAAGTGAGTGTCGACGACGCGAATGTTGTCACGACAGACATTGAGACCAGCAACGGCGTGATTCACGTGATCGACGCGGTCATCCTGCCGAAGTAGTTCGCAGCACGATCGATGATCCAACGTCGACGAGGTCGGTAGTGCTACCGGCCTCGTCGCATTGCTGGCCCTGCAAGGGGAGGTTGATTTGCAAGTTCCGCTTTTGCCTCGCATCGCGAGCGGCGATTCAAGCGCCGTCGACGAATGCATCGAGAGATATGGTGGCCTCGTGTGGTCGCTGGCCCGACGACTCTCGCCCTCCGTAGCCGACGCCGAAGACGCTGTTCAGGAGATCTTCGTTGACTTGTGGAAAAATGCGGATCGGTTTCGCGAGGAGGTCGCCGGCGAAACAACCTTCGTAGCCATGCTGGCTCGTCGTCGTTTAATCGATCGGCTCCGCAAATCTCGCCGCGAATTAGAATCACATCCCATCGATGAGATGGCCTTGCAATATGCAGGTCCGCCCCAGACGCCGGCTGCCGAGTTGGCGGAAGAAGGTTCACGTGCCACGGCGTGCCTCGAGCATTTGCGGAGCGACGAACGAAGAGTTCTGGAACTTTCGATTTATCATGGCTTGCCTCAGTCACGGATTGCCGAACAGACGGGGTTGCCCCTGGGCACGGTCAAGACCCACGCGCGACGTGGCTTGTTGCAGCTCCGAGATTGCATGCAAGTGCGCGGCCAGCGGCGTCCGCAAGGAGTGGAAGTGCTATGAGCAAACACTCAACCACCGACCCCAATCGCTGGGAAGAACTGCAGGTGGCACGACTGCTGTTCGGCCTGACCGCGGAGGAGCAGGCGGAATACGACGACTCGGCCCGTCAGATGCCTGCCGAAGAACTTGATCCGTTCGACACTGTGGTCGCTAACCTGGATGTGGTCTGGTCGAACATGCCATCGGAACCCTTGCCGGAACATCTGCGTCGAGCGATTCGAGTTCGAGCCGAACAAGAGTTGGCTACCAAGCCTATTGTTTCGGTGGCCAAGCCCACGATCAATGCGACAGCTACGATTGGTGTAAGCCAATATCTACCCTGGCTAGTTTCCGCCGCATGCTTAATGCTCGCGGTGTTCACCTGGGTCTCTAACCGACCGGCAGAGAACGCAGGCCCAGACGTCGCCCAATTGAGGGCCGAATTGATTGCAGCCAAAGAAGGACTTGTACAGGCGAATTGGTCGGCGGGAACCACGCCCATCGGGAATGCGACGGGCGATGTGGTCTGGAGTGGTCCGCGGCAACAGGGTTTTATGCGTTTTCGTGGGTTGCCGGTTAACACTCCTACGAAAGAGCAGTACCAATTGTGGATCTTCGACAAAAATCAAAGCGACAAGACGCCGATCGATGGTGGGGTGTTTGACATCGCAACTTCAGAAGAAGTGATCATCCCGATCCACGCTAAGCTGCGAGTTCAGGACGCCTTCATGTTTGCGGTCACAATCGAAAAACCTGGTGGAGTGGTGGTGTCGTCTCGCGAACGATTGCCACTCCTGGCCAAGGTCGAGTGACGACAACTAAGCCGTCAGCCCGATCCCCTTCATGAACGACTTGCCAAGGATTTCACAAACCCCTGATCGGGTTAATGGTGCGTTTCAATTCGGTCGGAACTCGGGGTTGGTCTACCCGAGCCATTTCTCGCCTGAATCCTCTGTCACGGAGCCCCACTTAGTGGGTGATCGGCACGTGCTCCTTTGCCCTTTCGTGTCGAGGAAAGCCATATGGACCGCATCGCAATTCTCGGAGCTACGGGCAGCATCGGCGGCGCGCTTGCACGTCGATTGGTGAGACATGGTCGCAACGTGCTGCTGATCGGTCGGAATGGGGAAAAACTCGAACAGCTCGGCACTGAACTGAGCCAGCCGTTCGCTGCAGCCGACCTCAGCAGTTCTCAGTCGCTGGAAGACGCCCTGATGTCTGCTTTGGCAACGAACGACGGTCTCGGTGGCATGGTGAACTGCGTTGGCTCGGTCTTGCTCAAGCCCGCGCATGCCACCAGCGACGACGAGTTCCGCCAGGTCCTGGAAACCAATTTGTTCAGCGCCTTTGCAGCAGTGCGTGCCGGGGCCAGGCTCCTGCGAGAGCGCGGGGGAGCGATTGTGCTGTTTGCATCGGCGGCTGCGGAGGTGGGGATTCAGAATCACGAAGCCATCGCCGCCGCCAAAGCGGGCGTCATCGGTATGGCTCGCTCAGCAGCAGCCACCTATGCTCACCACAATATCCGCGTCAACGTTGTCAGCCCGGGACTCATTCGCACCCCGATGACGCGCCGCATTTGGGAGAATCCAGCCGCCGCCGCAGCGTCCACCGCTCTGCATGCGTTGGGGCGGCTGGGCGAAACCGAACAGGTGGCCTCGCTGGTGGCCTGGTTGCTCGATCCCGAAAACCACTGGATCACCGGCCAGGTGATTGGGATCGATGGCGGACTGGGGCACGTATTGCCGCGCCGATAGAGTTCTGCATGGCAAAGCCTGCGGTGCCTTTATCAGCGGAATTCGTTCGCGAACATCACTGGACGGCATTTCAACCGGTCCTGTGGATGGGCGCTCTGCTCCTCGGCAGCGGTACTTTTCACCTGGCGTGGATGGCGTTGACCGGAGCGGATTGGAACGGCCCGTTGTCGCTCCGCAAACCTGGACTCTTTGGCGTTTCCGCAGGATTGACGGCCTGGTCCATCGCTTGGGTCATGACCAAACTTCATCCACATCGGCTGGACCGCTGGCTTGCCTGCGGGTTGGCCGGCGGCTTGCTGCTTGAAGTCGGACTGATCACCGTGCAGCAGTGGCGGGGAGTCCCCTCGCACTTCAATCGCACGACGACCTTCGATGCCGCCGTCGAAGTAGTGATGCTCGGGCTGGTCTTGCTGGTCACGGCTGGCATCGTGTGGCTGACCTTGCGGACCTGCTGGCTCCCGGCGATGGACCATGCGACCGCGATCGCACTGCGCGGAGGGATGTGGCTGCTCACCCTCTCCTGCGGACTGGGAATCATGATCACGATTCTAGGAGAGCGGAACCTGGCGGCGGGCAAGCTGCCCGAGGTCTGGGGGCCTGCGGGCGTTTTGAAGTACCCGCACGGAGCTGCTCTGCACGCCATTCAAACGTTGCCGATTCTCGCTTGGCTGCTGCACCAGCTGCACGTGCCAAGGTCAGCTGGGCTCATTCATGCGGCACTCTGGTCTCAAGTTCTCTTCCTGGTCCACGCACTGTGGCAAACGATTCACGGACGCGCGCGTTTCGACTTGGATTGGGTCGGCGGAGCCATTTTCCTTGTCGCTGCACTGCTGATCTGTGCGCCCGTGGCCGTAATCGTGCAAGCGCTCTTCTCGTTCGCCGGCGCTTTGCGGTGGCGCAGTGCCTCACGAAACTCGACCACCAACTAATCGCCCATTTCGGCAGATTTCAAATTATTCGGGTTAATTCAGGGCCCGCGTCTCGGGTTAGAAGACATGAACGATTTGGACGTTTTTTGTAAAGCGTTCAACGACTACCTATTTCTTCAAGGAATTAGCGAGATGCCAGACATCGTAGACACAGCAGTTGCCGCCGGCTCATTCAAGACCCTCGTGGCCGCGGTCAAGGCGGCGGATTTGGTGGACACGCTCAAGGGGGCGGGACCCTTTACGGTTTTTGCGCCCACCGACGCGGCCTTCGCGCAATTCCCGGCAGCGGTCATTCAGGACCTGCTCAAACCCGAAAACAAGGGGAAGCTCCAAGGCATTCTCACTTACCACGTCGTCCCCGGGAAAGTATTGGCGGCCGACGTGGTCAAACTGAAGGCCGCGAAGTCGGTCCAGGGACAAAATCTGAAAATTGACACTACGGACGGTGTGAAAGTGGATGACGCCAACGTAGTGAAGACGGACATCCAGTGCAGCAACGGGGTGATCCACGTGATCGACGCCGTCATGCTGCCCAAGTAGCCCTCCACCGTCATTGTTCGACTCCGGTCCACTTCTGAAGTGGACTGGAGTTTCATGTAATCAACAACTAACTGCGAGATACACATGCCCTCTGAGCACACGAATAACTGGCCTGATCTGGCGATCGGATTGTACGACCGTTTGACCGGCAGAAACGCCGAGATCGCCTACGAGTTTGTCGATATGCATGTGAAGATACCCAGCGGAACCGGTTCCAATGCCGAACACGCCGAATGGGTTCTCAGCGGTACCGTGAAAATTCAAACGGCGGGTAAGGCGCAGCGCCCAAACTGACCATGGCCGGTCGACTGGATGGTTTCCTGAACGGCCGGCCGGTTAGCCTCATCGCCCAGGACGGCAACGTCACTTTCAACTCCGACATGCGGAACCTATTCGGGCTGCGGCGGGGCTGGAAATCCATGGTGCAGCCGCTCCTCGCCATTCTGGGGCGCGAGGATATTCGACTGTCTGTCCGGGTAAGATGGCTGGGAGAGGTCGAGGTGTTCCCTCGGCCGCACTACCTGGTTCGTCTGTTTCTCCCGTGAACGCAGTTTCACCACGACGCTCACGGTCGTTGGTGGGAGTTCCAGTTCGGGACCGTCGGGGAGGAAATGTGGAATGCCGGGACTGATCTTGCTTACCGGCGGCACCGGTTACGTGGGCGGACGATTGTTATCGGTGCTGCAAAACCGAGGGGTGCGAGTGCGCTGTCTGACTCGCCGCCCCGAAGTTCTGAGCGACCGGACGAACGCGACCACCGAAATTGTCGCCGGCGATGTCTTGGATCGCGAATCCCTCGCTAGGGCACTCGCCGATGTCGATACGGCTTATTATTTCGTGCACTCGATGGGAGCGAGCCGAGACTTCGAGCAGCAGGATCGAGTCGCCGCTGCGAATTTCGCTCAAGTGGCGGCTGCCGCAGGCGTGCGGCGAATTATCTATTTGGGGGGCCTGGGAAATCCCGACGAAAAGCTTTCGAAGCACCTTCGCAGTCGTCAGGAAACGGGAGACGTGTTGCGCGAGCACCATCCTCAGGTGATCGAGTTCCGAGCTTCGATCGTGATCGGTTCGGGGAGTCTGTCGTTTGAAATGATCCGCTCGCTCGTCGAACGGCTGCCGATCATGATCTGCCCACGTTGGGTGCAAGTGAAGGCTCAACCGATCGCCATCGAAGACCTCTTGGCTTACCTCATCGCGGCTTTAGATCTGCCGTCTGGTTCATCCCTGGTTTACGAGATTGGCGGACCAGATCAAGTTTCCTATGGCGAGATCATGCAAGAGTACGCGCGACAGCGGGGACTCTCGCGCTGGATGATTCCCGTCCCGTTACTGACACCTTACCTCTCCAGTCTGTGGCTCGGTTTGGTCACGCCGCTCTATGCCCGGATCGGCCGAAAACTGGTGGAAAGCTTACGGAACCCCACGCTCATTTCGAACAATCTCGCTGCCAAGACATTTCCTGTCCGTCCGCGCTCGCTGCGCGAAGCCATCGCCCGGGCTCTGGTAAACGAGGATCGCGAGTTTGCGGAGACAAGTTGGTCGGACGCCCTGTCTTCGGCGGGCGCGCCACGCGACTGGGGAGGCACCCGCTTCGGTTCTCGCCTCGTTGATTCTCGCACGATCACGTTGAAGGTTCCGCCGGAACAGGCGTTCGCACCGATCCGTCGGATTGGCGGACGGACCGGTTGGTACTACGGGAACTGGCTGTGGTCGCTGCGCGGTTTCTTGGATTTGATCATCGGCGGCGTGGGTGTGCGCCGCGGGCGGCGCGATCCGGAGAATCTACATGTCGGCGATCCGCTCGACTTCTGGCGTGTCGAAGCCTGCGACCCGCCCCACCGTTTGCGACTGCAGGCGGAAATGAAACTGCCGGGCCGCGCCTGGCTCGAATTTGAGGTCACTCCCTGTGAGCAAGGGAGCACCATTCGCCAAACAGCGATTTTCGATCCTCTAGGACTCGCAGGGCTGCTGTATTGGTACGGCATCTATCCGCTTCACCAGTTCGTCTTCGCCGGCATGTTGCGAAATCTGGGCCGCGCCGCCGAATCGTCCGCTCTCGATTCAGCACCCCAGCGCGTCGTCGTGGGCGAGTCAGTCGCGCCGAAGACCCAAGCAGAGGAATCCTCGCCATGATCGAAAGCAAAGAGAGTGGCATGAGTTTCTCGCAAGAGTTGGCCCAATCGCCATGTTGGGCAAGTCGTTGGCTCTGGGCTGCAGGCATCTACAACCTAGCGTGGGGAGCACTTGCGATCGCGTGGCCCCACCTCTTATTCGACCTCACCGGTGCCGAACGGATCAATTACCCCGAAATCTGGCAGTGTGTGGGGATGATCGTCGGCGTTTACGGGATTGGTTATCTCATCGCGGCCAGTGATTCGCGCACGCATTGGCCGATCGTACTGGTTGGGCTGCTGGGAAAAGTATTCGGACCAATCGGGTTCTTGGTGGCGCTGCTGCGCGGGACATTTCCACCTCTCTTTGGATTGACGATTCTGACCAACGACCTGCTGTGGTGGATTCCGTTCATGATGATCCTGCTTGAGGCAGCGAAGCACTACAGAGCGACATCGCAGCCGACGGGAATTGCGCGTCAGCAGTTCGTTAAGCAGACCAAAATTAACGCTTCACCGGATGTGGTCTTTCGCTTTCACGAAAGCCCGGATGCTCTGCAACAGCTCATCCCACCGTGGGAGAACATAAAACTGGTCGAATCAGCCGGGTCCCTGCAGCCCAGCAGCCGGGTCGTCCTTCGCGGGAGTCTCGGAATCATGCCGATTCAGTGGGTCGCCATTCACACCGAATATGATCCGCCGCATCTTTTCGCGGACCTTCAGGAGTCAGGTCCGTTCGCCTATTGGTATCATCGCCATCGTTTCCTTGACGATGGTCAGGGCGGAACCCCGTTGAGGGATGAGGTCGAATATGCGGTTCCCTTGGGAGTGATTGGGCGGTGGCTCGGCGGCTGGCTTGTGCGCCGCAAACTGGAAGCCATGTTCGCCTACCGCCATGAGAAGACGCGAAGCTTGATCGAGTCCAGGGAATGGACGAGTGCGTTAGCAGCGAGCGAGAGGTGACAACTCAGTATGAATCATGATGTTTTGATCGTCGGGGCGGGGCTAGCCGGGTTGTGCTGTGCACGCAAATTGCAACATCATGGCATCCGCTGCCTGGTGCTGGAGGCTTCCGATGGTGTTGGGGGCCGGATCCGTACCGACAATGTGGATGGATTTCGCCTGGACCGAGGCTTTCAAGTCTTCTTGACCAGTTACCCGGAAGCCAAGGCGATTCTTGATTATGAGGCGTTGGACTTGAAGCCGTTCCTGCCCGGTGCTCTGGTTCGCTACGGTGGTCGATTTCACGAACTGACTGATCCCTGGCGACGACCGCTATCCGCCATTCGTTCGTTGTGGTCTCCGATAGGCTCCCTCGCCGACAAGTTACGGGTCGCGAGTTTTCGCTCAAGAGCATTGCGGGGCACCATTGAGGACCGTTTTCGCGACCCCGAAACCACATCCCTCCGGGCCCTTCAGGATGCGGGCTTCTCGGAGTCGATGATCGAGCGGTTCTTTCGCCCGTTTCTGGGCGGCATCTTTCTCGACTCCGAACTGCGGACCTCCAGCCGCATGCTGAACTTCGTGTTTCGCATGTTCTCCCTGGGAAATGCTTGTCTGCCTGCCGAGGGGATGGAAGCAATCCCACAACAGTTGGCGGCCGCGTTGCCGCCCGGTAGTATTCGGCTGGGAGCTAGGGTGGTGCGAGTGAAGCCTGGTTCGGTGACACTCTCCACCGGCGAAGAGCTCGGTGGCAAGTCCGTGTTGGTGGCGGTCGAAGGTCGCATGGCGGCAGAACTGCTGGGTGACTCCATTTCCCCGGTAGGACAAGGCACGACGTGCTTCTATTTTTCAGCATCGCGTCCGCCCATTGCCCAACCGCTGCTCGTCTTGAACGGCGATGGTCGCGGCCCAATCAACAATCTCTGTTTCCCCACCGTCGCCGCCCCTTCCTATGGCCCGGCCGACAAGTGCCTAGTCTCGGCGACGGTCGTGGGCACCGCGAACGATCCCGATCGCCTCTTGGCGGAGGTGCATGCACACTTGGGCGAGTGGTTCGGCTCCGCGGTCCAAGATTGGCTTCACTTACGGACGTATGCCATTCCTTACGCTCTGCCCGTTCAGACGCCACTCGCCTTAAACGTCCCAGAACGCTCCGTTCGTTGGCAGCCCGGAATTTACGTCTGCGGGGATCATCGCGACAACGCTTCCATCCAAGGAGCGATGGTCTCGGGACGTCGAGCCGCGGAAGCCGTGTTGAAGGATCTCAGATGAACGACCCAATCATCCGGCTCTTGTTCCTGGCCCACCTCGGATCATCCCTGTACATGCTGGGGCTCATTTGGTTTGTGCCGGTCGTGCACTACCCACTCTTTGCCAACGTCGGCAGTCAGGAGTTTTCTTCCTACGAACAGCGCCACACCGCTCTCACCACCTGGGTAGTCGGGCCCCCTATGCTGATTGAAGGGGCTACGGCGATGCTTCTGATTTGGTTCCACCCGCCGAGTGTCCCCGGGTGGTCCCTCTGGACGGGTATGGCGCTATTGGGAGTCATTTGGTTGTCGACGGCCTTCGTCCAGGTTCCCTGCCACGAAGTTTTGTCGCGTAGTTTTGACCCGCTTGTTCACCAGCGACTCGTCTGGACTAACTGGTTGCGCACCTTCGTTTGGAGCCTGCGTGGGATCTTGGTGTTGTGGATCGCCTGGTCATCGTAACGCTGAAACAACCGTCCCTATTCTTCTCCTTCCCGGCAACTCTTGGAGTGCCTGCGCGATTTGGTGGTTGCAAGCCCATGAATCGTCCGATCACATCTCTTTCGACTTGAATTGAGATCGGCCAATTCAACGGTTCGCAAGGTGATTCTTAACCCGGGATTTCATTCATTTCGAGCACTGCTGCGGCGAGTGCCAGGCCACTGAGGAAAGCCCCTTCCACACGAGGACCGCCACACCAGTCTCCACAGGCTCCCAATTTCAAATCGCCATCGAGCAAAAATCGTTGCGGCAGCGGCTCTTGAGGCAAAGCGTAACGCCAGCGATGGGCAATCACGAATTCGAGCGGTTGTGGAGCTTGCGCAATTGCTTGCCAAAATTCCGCTTCCAGAGTCTTGGCAATCGTCTCAACTGATTCCTCCAGGTGATCGCGTGACCACTTCGGCGAGGCATGCAGCACCCAGCAGTCGGCCGCATGACGCTCAGGCTTACTGGAGTTTCGCGCTATCCAACTCAGCGGCGAATCGTGGATAAACGCTGCGTCAAACGGAGTCTCTAGGCGCTCGCACATTTGTAGCAGCACCGCCCAGCAGGGATCCATCGTGACTTTTGACAGCGAGCTTTCGATCGCGGCAGATTTGTCGCCAAATAGCTTTGCCGTCTGGAGTGGCGGCGCTGTAGAAATCAGCAAATCGAACGGCCCATACTGAATGCCGAGGGTGTCCTGAACCTGCCAGGCACCATCCGAACGCCTGATGCTTTGAGCCGTGACGTTCGTGTGCACGTCTAGTCCTGTGGCCAGCGACTTCGCGATCGCATTCATTCCTGGGACGCCGACATAACGTTCTGTCGGCTCATGGAGATCGGTGACAATTCCCTGCTTCAAGGCTACGATCCGCCCTAGCCAGAGCTTGGCCGTACCCGCTTCGCACCACCGCTTCACCTGCGATCTGAATGCCGGATCGCGAACGGTGAAATGTTGGGCCCCGTGGTCGAAGGTGACTCCCGAATCGATCCGGCGAGTTGCCACGCGGCCGCCCACGCTGCGTGACTTTTCCAGCACTTTCACCTGGACACCTGAACTGCGCAACGTGTGAGCGCAGGCGAGCCCTGCAATTCCTGCTCCGATT
Above is a window of Anatilimnocola aggregata DNA encoding:
- a CDS encoding SDR family NAD(P)-dependent oxidoreductase, whose translation is MDRIAILGATGSIGGALARRLVRHGRNVLLIGRNGEKLEQLGTELSQPFAAADLSSSQSLEDALMSALATNDGLGGMVNCVGSVLLKPAHATSDDEFRQVLETNLFSAFAAVRAGARLLRERGGAIVLFASAAAEVGIQNHEAIAAAKAGVIGMARSAAATYAHHNIRVNVVSPGLIRTPMTRRIWENPAAAAASTALHALGRLGETEQVASLVAWLLDPENHWITGQVIGIDGGLGHVLPRR
- a CDS encoding heme-binding protein, with amino-acid sequence MLLLFASLTGLLEVSLSDEPAIVEDSMNSQSAKLIADGFAKAKDQPAAERLQTFQAVAKVVQEKCAKNVLIAEQLQAATSGETLETALSASYDLLTFKMKKEADLPAGFPEPTPVGEIELKQYPAYRLARTASEKNSGFFKLFAHITLNRIEMTAPVEMTYRANDKQVLEQIDMAFIYGDTKLGKTGDKLGGVTVQDIPALTTVSIGLKGDNDRVKLSEVERRLERWLAQHATDHERAGNLRVLGYNSPQVSPDSRYYEVELPIKMK
- a CDS encoding anti-sigma factor, whose translation is MSKHSTTDPNRWEELQVARLLFGLTAEEQAEYDDSARQMPAEELDPFDTVVANLDVVWSNMPSEPLPEHLRRAIRVRAEQELATKPIVSVAKPTINATATIGVSQYLPWLVSAACLMLAVFTWVSNRPAENAGPDVAQLRAELIAAKEGLVQANWSAGTTPIGNATGDVVWSGPRQQGFMRFRGLPVNTPTKEQYQLWIFDKNQSDKTPIDGGVFDIATSEEVIIPIHAKLRVQDAFMFAVTIEKPGGVVVSSRERLPLLAKVE
- a CDS encoding SDR family oxidoreductase, translating into MPGLILLTGGTGYVGGRLLSVLQNRGVRVRCLTRRPEVLSDRTNATTEIVAGDVLDRESLARALADVDTAYYFVHSMGASRDFEQQDRVAAANFAQVAAAAGVRRIIYLGGLGNPDEKLSKHLRSRQETGDVLREHHPQVIEFRASIVIGSGSLSFEMIRSLVERLPIMICPRWVQVKAQPIAIEDLLAYLIAALDLPSGSSLVYEIGGPDQVSYGEIMQEYARQRGLSRWMIPVPLLTPYLSSLWLGLVTPLYARIGRKLVESLRNPTLISNNLAAKTFPVRPRSLREAIARALVNEDREFAETSWSDALSSAGAPRDWGGTRFGSRLVDSRTITLKVPPEQAFAPIRRIGGRTGWYYGNWLWSLRGFLDLIIGGVGVRRGRRDPENLHVGDPLDFWRVEACDPPHRLRLQAEMKLPGRAWLEFEVTPCEQGSTIRQTAIFDPLGLAGLLYWYGIYPLHQFVFAGMLRNLGRAAESSALDSAPQRVVVGESVAPKTQAEESSP
- a CDS encoding RNA polymerase sigma factor — its product is MQVPLLPRIASGDSSAVDECIERYGGLVWSLARRLSPSVADAEDAVQEIFVDLWKNADRFREEVAGETTFVAMLARRRLIDRLRKSRRELESHPIDEMALQYAGPPQTPAAELAEEGSRATACLEHLRSDERRVLELSIYHGLPQSRIAEQTGLPLGTVKTHARRGLLQLRDCMQVRGQRRPQGVEVL
- a CDS encoding fasciclin domain-containing protein; the encoded protein is MNDLDVFCKAFNDYLFLQGISEMPDIVDTAVAAGSFKTLVAAVKAADLVDTLKGAGPFTVFAPTDAAFAQFPAAVIQDLLKPENKGKLQGILTYHVVPGKVLAADVVKLKAAKSVQGQNLKIDTTDGVKVDDANVVKTDIQCSNGVIHVIDAVMLPK
- a CDS encoding fasciclin domain-containing protein; translated protein: MKSFVARMLALAVVLGASAIAGAEEKKDIVDTAVGAGSFKTLVAAVKAADLVETLKGKGPFTVFAPTDEAFAKLPAGTVESLLKPENKKKLIAVLTYHVVPGKVMAKDVVKLTEAKTVQGSAVKIVVKEGKVSVDDANVVTTDIETSNGVIHVIDAVILPK
- a CDS encoding pyruvate kinase, whose amino-acid sequence is MLDLEALGLQKAARIHSAYLQSARNLFHYLALRRREMRPIQERLSALGLSSLGRTESHVLTSVNKVLEALHRLAQIPVPECKAPAPINGFEEGRMLLKQHTEALLGPPPAKRNARIMVTMPTEAADDPRLVEQLLANGMDCMRINCAHDDASAWKRMIGHLRDAEQSFGRKCRVLMDLADPKLRTGPIEPGDQVIKWSPRRNLLGQVTAPARIWMFPEKQASAAPSPADACLPVQVSWLDRLTVGDRIVFDDQRGLRCEIRVVESVGQCRWAEAVRTAYVTPGTTLRQRVGKKKQRDTKGCRKTKLGPLPSQEQVLILNVGDTLILTHDKVAGRPAQLDVDNKEIMPAQIGRTLPTIFADVRAGETIWFNDGKIGGVIELVESQQVTVRITQARECGEKLRADKGINLPDSTLRLPALTEKDIRDLPFVAAHADIVGYSFVRDADDVDELEARLHVLGGEHLGIVLKIETRGAFEQLPSLLVASMRTPCDGVMIARGDLAIECGFERLAEVQEQILWICEAAHVQVIWATQVLEGVAKDGLASRAEVSDAVTSQRAECVMLNKGEHIVKALQTLDNILQRMQSHQHKKRSMLRPLELASRFP